A section of the Rhizobium sp. Pop5 genome encodes:
- a CDS encoding methylated-DNA--[protein]-cysteine S-methyltransferase, whose amino-acid sequence MAETRHHYLIFEIAGGFCGIAWSDAGIVRFQLPTKTAEATERLLLRRLPDGEPGAPTPQVLKTVAAVKRYFQGEETDFSEVELDLAGQDAFFKDIYAAARRVGWGHTTTYGALAKELGVGPEAARDVGQAMAKNPVALIIPCHRVLAAGGKIGGFSAPGGSSSKARMLELEGVQLGPPPPAQQSLGF is encoded by the coding sequence ATGGCTGAGACAAGGCACCACTATCTCATCTTCGAAATTGCGGGCGGCTTTTGCGGCATCGCCTGGAGCGACGCCGGCATTGTTCGTTTCCAGCTGCCGACAAAGACGGCGGAGGCTACCGAGCGGCTGCTTCTGCGCCGTCTGCCCGATGGTGAGCCGGGCGCGCCCACGCCTCAGGTTCTCAAGACCGTCGCGGCGGTGAAACGCTACTTCCAGGGTGAGGAAACGGATTTTTCCGAGGTCGAACTCGATCTCGCCGGCCAGGATGCCTTCTTCAAGGATATTTATGCGGCCGCGCGGCGCGTCGGCTGGGGCCACACGACAACCTACGGCGCGCTGGCGAAAGAACTCGGCGTCGGGCCGGAAGCCGCCCGTGATGTTGGCCAGGCGATGGCGAAGAACCCCGTCGCCCTGATCATCCCCTGCCACCGGGTGCTGGCCGCCGGCGGCAAGATCGGCGGCTTCTCCGCTCCCGGCGGCTCGTCGTCGAAGGCCCGGATGCTGGAGCTCGAAGGCGTCCAGCTCGGCCCGCCGCCGCCCGCCCAGCAGTCGCTGGGCTTCTAG
- a CDS encoding SDR family oxidoreductase: MSDINGKVIAITGASSGIGEAAAKVLAAAGAHLVIGARRTDRLEALAAEIETGGGNVRFRKLDVTDCSQVEAFTGFARSEFGRLDVIVNNAGVMPLSPLDALKVDEWDRMVDVNIKGVLYGIAAALPIMKAQGSGQIVNLSSIGGHSVSPTAAVYCATKFAVRAISDGLRQETDRIRVTVISPGTTTSELADTITDPTARDAMKAFRAITISAEAVAKSILYAISRPDDVDVSEIIIRPTASPH, from the coding sequence ATGTCCGACATCAACGGAAAAGTCATTGCCATTACCGGCGCCAGCAGCGGCATTGGTGAGGCAGCGGCAAAGGTGCTGGCCGCCGCCGGCGCTCATCTCGTGATCGGCGCGCGCCGCACCGACCGCCTGGAAGCGCTCGCCGCTGAAATCGAGACCGGGGGCGGCAACGTACGCTTTCGAAAGCTCGACGTCACCGATTGCTCGCAGGTGGAGGCCTTCACCGGTTTCGCCAGATCCGAATTCGGCCGGCTCGATGTGATCGTCAACAATGCCGGCGTCATGCCGCTCTCTCCGCTTGACGCCCTCAAGGTCGACGAGTGGGACCGAATGGTCGACGTCAACATCAAGGGCGTTCTCTACGGTATCGCGGCGGCTCTTCCGATCATGAAGGCGCAGGGATCGGGGCAGATCGTCAACCTGTCTTCGATCGGCGGCCATAGCGTCTCTCCAACAGCCGCCGTCTATTGCGCGACAAAATTCGCCGTCCGCGCGATCTCGGACGGGCTGCGCCAGGAAACCGATCGCATCCGCGTGACCGTCATCTCTCCCGGCACCACAACATCGGAACTGGCCGACACGATCACCGATCCGACGGCGCGGGATGCGATGAAGGCATTCAGGGCGATCACGATCAGTGCCGAGGCCGTCGCCAAGTCGATCCTCTATGCCATCAGCCGGCCTGACGACGTCGATGTCAGCGAGATCATCATCCGGCCGACGGCCAGCCCGCATTGA
- a CDS encoding oxidoreductase produces the protein MTIMSSTTPIWFITGASSGLGRALAEAVLARGWRAAITARRHETLTDMQTEHGDRALTLALDVTDARSIANAVHDAETHFGAIDVLVNNAGYGYLAAIEEGEDAEIRAQFETNVFGLIGVTKHVLPGMRARRRGHIFNISSLGGLIAFAATGYYHATKFAVEALSESLSHEVKPLGIKVTIIEPGAFRTDWAGRSMVESRMIIGDYAETSGKRRQATRSVSGNQPGDPARAATAIISAFEADEPPLRLLLGTAALKIARERLDALRANFDAWAETSRSTDFPT, from the coding sequence CGACACCCATCTGGTTCATCACCGGCGCATCGTCCGGCCTCGGCCGGGCACTTGCCGAAGCTGTTCTGGCACGCGGCTGGCGCGCCGCCATCACGGCGCGCAGGCACGAGACCCTGACGGATATGCAAACAGAGCACGGAGACCGTGCGCTTACCCTTGCGCTCGACGTGACCGATGCCCGCTCCATTGCCAATGCGGTTCACGACGCCGAGACGCATTTCGGCGCCATCGACGTCCTCGTCAACAATGCCGGCTATGGCTATCTCGCAGCCATCGAAGAGGGCGAGGATGCGGAAATACGCGCCCAATTCGAGACCAATGTCTTTGGACTGATCGGCGTTACCAAGCATGTGCTGCCGGGCATGCGGGCACGCCGGCGCGGGCATATCTTCAATATTTCTTCGCTCGGCGGGCTCATCGCCTTCGCTGCGACAGGGTACTACCATGCCACCAAGTTCGCGGTCGAAGCCTTGTCGGAATCCCTCTCCCATGAGGTCAAGCCGCTCGGCATCAAGGTGACGATCATCGAGCCGGGTGCCTTCCGCACGGATTGGGCCGGCCGGTCGATGGTAGAGTCCAGAATGATCATCGGCGATTACGCCGAGACATCTGGCAAGCGACGTCAGGCCACCCGTTCGGTCTCCGGCAATCAGCCCGGCGATCCCGCACGCGCGGCGACCGCCATCATTTCGGCGTTTGAGGCGGACGAGCCGCCGCTGCGCCTGCTGCTTGGAACAGCCGCCCTGAAGATCGCTCGCGAGCGGCTCGATGCGCTGCGCGCAAACTTCGACGCCTGGGCGGAAACGAGCCGCAGCACCGATTTTCCCACCTGA